A genomic segment from Papio anubis isolate 15944 unplaced genomic scaffold, Panubis1.0 scaffold873, whole genome shotgun sequence encodes:
- the LOC116273551 gene encoding integrator complex subunit 5 yields the protein MSALCDPPGAPGPPGPAPATHGPAPLSAQELSQEIKAFLTGVDPLLGHQLSAREHARCGLLLLRSLPPARAAVLDHLRGVFDESVRAHLAALDETPVAGPPHLRPPPASHVPAGGPGLEDVVQEVQQVLSEFIRANPKAWAPVISAWSIDLMGQLSSTYSGQHQRVPHATGALNELLQLWMGCRATRTLMDIYVQCLSALIGSCPDACVDALLDTSVQHSPHFDWVVAHIGSSFPGTIISRVLSCGLKDFCVHGGAGGGAGSSGGSSSQTPSTDPFPGSPAIPAEKRVPKIASVVGILGHLASRHGDSIRRELLRMFHDSLAGGTGGRNGDPSLQATVPFLLQLAVMSPALLGTVSGELVDCLKPPAVLSQLQQHLQGFPREELDNMLNLAVHLVSQASGAGAYRLLQFLVDTAMPASVITTQGLAVPDTVREACDRLIQLLLLHLQKLVHHRGGSPGEGVLGPPPPPRSVPFLDALKNHVGELCGETLRLERKRFLWQHQLLGLLSVYTRPSCGPEALGHLLSRARSPEELSLATQLYAGLVVSLSGLLPLAFRSCLARVHAGTLQPPFTARFLRNLALLVGWEQQGGEGPAALGAHFGESASAHLSDLAPLLLHPEEEVAEAAASLLAICPFPPEALSPSQLLGLVRAGVHHFFASLRLHGPPGVASACQLLTRLSQTSPAGLKAVLQLLVEGALHRGNTELFGGEVDGDNETLSVVSASLASASLLDTNRRHTAAVPGPGGIWSVFHAGVIGRGLKPPKFVQSRNQQEVIYNTQSLLSLLVHCCSAPGGTECGECWGAPILSPEAAKAVAVTLVESVCPDAAGAELAWPPEEHARATVERDLRIGRRFREQPLLFELLKLVAAAPPALCYCSVLLRGLLAALLGHWEASRHPDTTHSPWHLEASCTLVAVMAEGSLLPPALGNMHEVFSQLAPFEVRLLLLSVWGFLREHGPLPQKFIFQSERGRFIRDFSREGGGEGGPHLAVLHSVLHRNIDRLGLFSGRFQAPSPSTLLRQGT from the exons ATGTCCGCGTTGTGCGACCCTCCCGGGGCCCCAGGGCCTCCTGGGCCTGCCCCGGCCACCCACGGTCCCGCGCCTCTCAG TGCTCAGGAGCTgtcccaggaaatcaaggctttTCTGACTGGCGTAGACCCCCTTTTGGGCCACCAACTCTCAGCCCGGGAACATGCTCGCTGTGGTCTTCTCCTGCTCCGTTCTTTGCCACCTGCTCGGGCTGCTGTGCTTGACCACTTGAGAGGTGTCTTTGATGAGAGTGTCCGGGCCCACCTGGCTGCCCTGGATGAAACCCCTGTGGCTGGTCCACCTCATCTCCgtccacctccagcctcccatgTCCCTGCTGGGGGACCTGGTCTAGAGGATGTGGTTCAGGAAGTGCAGCAGGTGCTGTCTGAGTTTATCCGGGCCAACCCAAAGGCCTGGGCACCTGTGATTAGTGCATGGTCCATTGACCTCATGGGGCAACTGAGCAGCACGTACTCAGGCCAGCACCAGCGTGTTCCCCACGCTACTGGCGCTCTTAATGAACTGCTACAGCTGTGGATGGGTTGTAGGGCCACGCGTACATTAATGGACATCTATGTGCAGTGCCTCTCGGCTCTCATTGGTAGCTGCCCAGATGCGTGTGTGGATGCCTTGCTGGATACCTCTGTTCAGCATTCTCCACACTTTGACTGGGTTGTGGCACATATTGGCTCCTCTTTTCCTGGCACCATCATTTCCCGAGTTCTCTCCTGTGGCCTTAAGGACTTTTGCGTCCATGGTGGGgctggaggtggagctggcagcaGTGGTGGAAGCTCTTCTCAGACCCCCTCTACAGACCCCTTCCCTGGATCTCCTGCCATTCCTGCGGAGAAACGGGTGCCCAAGATTGCCTCAGTTGTAGGCATCCTAGGGCACCTGGCCTCCCGCCATGGAGATAGTATCCGACGGGAGCTCCTGCGAATGTTCCATGATAGCCTGGCAGGGGGAACTGGAGGCCGAAATGGGGACCCCTCCCTTCAGGCCACGGTTCCCTTCCTACTGCAGCTGGCAGTCATGTCACCAGCTTTGCTGGGCACAGTCTCTGGAGAGCTTGTGGATTGCCTCAAGCCCCCAGCTGTGCTGAGCCAGCTGCAGCAACACCTTCAAGGATTCCCCCGAGAGGAGCTGGACAACATGTTGAACCTGGCTGTGCACCTGGTGAGCCAGGCCTCTGGGGCAGGTGCCTACCGCTTGCTGCAGTTCCTGGTGGACACAGCTATGCCTGCTTCGGTCATTACCACCCAGGGCCTGGCTGTGCCAGACACCGTACGTGAGGCTTGTGACCGGCTaatccagctgctgctgctgcacctGCAAAAGCTGGTTCATCACCGGGGAGGGTCTCCTGGGGAAGGGGTGCTAGGCCCGCCCCCACCTCCCCGCTCGGTGCCCTTTTTAGATGCGCTAAAAAACCATGTTGGAGAGCTGTGTGGAGAGACGTTACGATTGGAACGGAAACGCTTCCTCTGGCAGCACCAGCTCTTGGGCCTGCTATCTGTCTATACCCGGCCTAGCTGTGGACCTGAGGCCTTGGGCCATCTGCTGAGCCGAGCCCGAAGCCCTGAAGAGTTGAGTTTGGCCACCCAGTTATATGCAGGGCTAGTGGTCAGTCTGTCTGGCCTCCTGCCCCTGGCTTTCCGAAGCTGTCTGGCTCGGGTGCATGCAGGGACATTACAGCCTCCCTTCACGGCCCGGTTCCTGCGCAACTTGGCACTGCTAGTAGGGTGGGAACAGCAGGGTGGTGAGGGCCCTGCAGCCCTAGGGGCGCACTTTGGGGAATCTGCCTCAGCCCATCTGTCTGACCTGGCGCCTCTCCTGCTACATCCTGAGGAGGAAGTAGCTGAAGCTGCTGCCTCCCTCCTGGCCATTTGCCCCTTTCCTCCTGAAGCCTTATccccctcccagctcctgggacTGGTAAGGGCTGGGGTGCACCACTTCTTCGCCTCTCTGAGGCTGCATGGCCCCCCAGGTGTGGCCTCAGCCTGTCAGCTTCTCACCCGCCTGTCTCAGACGTCCCCAGCTGGACTCAAGGCTGTCCTGCAGCTGCTGGTTGAGGGAGCCTTACATCGAGGCAACACAGAACTGTTTGGAGGGGAAGTAGATGGGGACAATGAGACTCTCTCAGTTGTTTCAGCTTCTTTGGCTTCTGCCTCCCTGTTGGACACTAACCGGAGGCACACTGCAGCTGTGCCAGGTCCTGGAGGGATTTGGTCAGTTTTCCATGCTGGAGTCATCGGCCGTGGCTTAAAGCCACCCAAGTTTGTCCAGTCACGAAATCAGCAGGAAGTGATCTATAACACCCagagcctcctcagcctcctggttcaCTGCTGCAGTGCCCCAGGGGGCACTGAATGTGGGGAATGCTGGGGGGCGCCCATCTTGAGTCCAGAGGCAGCCAAAGCAGTGGCAGTGACCTTGGTGGAGAGTGTGTGTCCCGATGCAGCTGGTGCAGAGCTGGCTTGGCCCCCCGAGGAACACGCTCGGGCCACCGTGGAGCGGGATCTCCGCATTGGCCGGCGCTTCCGGGAACAGCCCCTGCTCTTTGAGCTGTTAAAGCTGGTAGCAGCTGCTCCTCCAGCCCTGTGCTACTGTTCCGTGCTGCTTCGGGGGCTGCTGGCCGCCCTCTTGGGCCATTGGGAAGCCTCTCGCCACCCTGACACGACCCACTCCCCCTGGCACCTGGAGGCATCCTGCACCTTAGTAGCTGTCATGGCTGAGGGAAGTCTCCTGCCTCCGGCCCTGGGTAATATGCATGAAGTATTTAGCCAACTGGCACCTTTCGAGGTGCGTCTGCTGCTGCTCAGTGTCTGGGGATTTCTCCGGGAGCATGGGCCGTTGCCTCAGAAGTTCATCTTCCAATCAGAGCGGGGTCGCTTCATCCGGGACTTCTCCAGGGAGGGTGGAGGTGAGGGTGGACCCCACCTGGCTGTGCTGCACAGTGTCCTCCACCGCAACATCGACCGCCTGGGTCTTTTCTCTGGCCGTTTCCAGGCACCTTCACCGTCCACTCTCCTTCGACAAGGGACGTAG